The following proteins are encoded in a genomic region of Alnus glutinosa chromosome 8, dhAlnGlut1.1, whole genome shotgun sequence:
- the LOC133875979 gene encoding uncharacterized protein LOC133875979 isoform X2, whose amino-acid sequence MATSAFKSTTKRTPIGASSSSAEDSGSSNKSSAHRRSRSLSRFSHRIPVPGSEDFDDGVPAPRGKFVNTVRGSGFPEISLDDLAIEFFHSGDRGRSGSRSSEAGPAGGSGSSASSSSSLRRGRSVSRQSSKASGDGRGSVCNSSGGGRVISESNSRRRRSVSVVRCQISDSESDPDPSQNSGDHANLKSIGNGNNQTPLSNRPAVSKQRQVLRRSFSQKDLKSHDDYSSQSSVLTDDEGRDAHSGKGGIERIIRAVYAQKKAEHPAADSVNSELYAAMREELRNAVEEIRMELGQAMAKTKTSFSASGDCLQPTNSDVLQAVSSIRRNSTKLEQSEKRKQDLLAEIVLEEQRGRALSKTVKELLPDPKKTAIGKPSRARKRSNDRSRMSNRLIEEAEKYIEDFISNVEDTDISSLDGEKSDTSSSLGGIVKSETLRSPVVFNSIPVEMDGVLLPWLHWEASNDATPQSCKSKAEPPITPNTPLDEAQEVCSTQNQRNRSASSRGSWSPGFIVGLPMNMGEDAGSKSGEPGSFNSQSCSGESRGLRFEMDDYLKLQSDEDFLFERWKQQQRINSGSILLCNHMFF is encoded by the exons ATGGCGACATCGGCGTTCAAATCGACGACGAAGAGAACGCCGATCGGAGCCTCATCGTCGTCGGCGGAGGACTCCGGATCGTCCAATAAGAGCTCAGCTCACCGCCGCTCGCGCAGCCTTAGCCGGTTCTCGCACCGGATACCGGTGCCGGGAAGCGAAGACTTCGACGACGGCGTTCCAGCTCCGAGAGGGAAGTTCGTGAACACGGTGAGGGGCTCGGGGTTCCCGGAGATCAGCCTCGACGACCTCGCCATCGAGTTCTTCCACTCCGGCGATCGAGGCCGCTCGGGCTCGAGGAGCTCCGAGGCCGGCCCGGCGGGCGGTTCCGGTTCCAGTGCGTCTTCGTCGTCATCGCTTAGACGAGGGAGGTCGGTGTCGAGACAGAGCTCGAAAGCAAGTGGAGATGGGAGGGGCAGTGTGTGTAATAGTTCCGGTGGAGGAAGGGTAATTTCTGAAAGTAATTCGAGGAGGCGGCGCTCGGTTTCTGTAGTGCGGTGTCAGATTAGCGATTCGGAG AGTGATCCAGATCCTTCTCAGAACTCCGGCGATCATGCTAATCTGAAGAGTATTGGTAATGGAAACAACCAAACGCCATTATCCAATCGACCAGCAGTTTCAAAGCAAAGACAAGTATTGAGAAGGTCTTTTAGTCAAAAAGACTTGAAGTCCCATGATGACTATTCA AGCCAGTCTTCAGTCCTTACTGATGATGAAGGAAGGGATGCTCATTCCGGTAAAGGTGGGATTGAGAGGATAATACGAGCAGTTTATGCACAAAAGAAG GCAGAGCACCCTGCTGCAGATAGTGTTAACAGTGAATTGTATGCAGCAATGCGTGAAGAACTTAGAAATGCTGTGGAGGAGATCAGAATGGAACTTGGACAA GCAATGGCTAAAACAAAAACCTCTTTTTCAGCAAGTGGTGACTGCTTGCAACCAACTAATTCTGATGTTCTTCAGGCAGTTTCTTCAATCAGAAGGAACTCAACAAAATTGGAGCAG TCAGAGAAGCGTAAACAAGATTTACTGGCTGAAATAGTGTTGGAGGAGCAACGTGGTCGGGCGCTGTCTAAGACTGTGAAGGAATTGCTTCCTGATCCAAAGAAAACTGCTATAGGAAAACCTTCACGAGCCAGAAAG AGGAGTAACGACAGAAGTAGGATGTCAAATCGATTGATCGAGGAGGCAGAGAAGTATATTGAGGACTTCATTTCTAATGTTGAGGATACAGACATTTCATCTCTTGACGGAGAAAAGAGTGATACAAGCTCATCTCTTGGAGGAATTGTAAAGTCAGAAACTCTTCGAAGTCCAGTGGTATTTAATTCTATTCCTGTTGAAATGGATGGGGTTCTACTGCCTTGGTTGCACTGGGAAGCTAGTAATGATGCTACTCCGCAATCATGCAAGAGTAAGGCAGAGCCGCCTATAACTCCAAACACACCATTGGATGAAGCTCAG GAAGTGTGCAGTACACAAAATCAACGTAATCGTTCTGCCAGCAGTCGTGGGAGTTGGAGCCCTGGATTTATTGTTGGCCTGCCAATGAACATGGGAGAAGATGCAGGAAGTAAATCTGGAGAACCTGGTAGCTTCAATAGCCAATCTTGTTCTGGTGAATCACGAGGGTTAAGGTTTGAAATGGATGATTATCTCAAGCTTCAAAGCGACGAAGATTTTCTCTTCGAAAGATGGAAGCAGCAACAGAGAATTAATTCAGGCAGTATTCTGCTTTgtaatcacatgtttttttag